One Gloeobacter morelensis MG652769 DNA window includes the following coding sequences:
- a CDS encoding glycosyltransferase produces MILVTLGTQFFPFDRSVRWLNELLAQGVIDEPVLLQHGETTPTRPLHPLVTAVYSLEIGEMQEAVRRSSLVVSHAGQGSARMLARLGARFVLLPRLKRHGEHIDDHQLLFAQAVARLGVPHCTNRTELARYILQPPAPFEGELFKAPSLADHLVLRFG; encoded by the coding sequence ATGATTCTGGTGACGCTGGGGACGCAGTTTTTTCCGTTCGATCGCTCGGTGCGCTGGCTCAATGAACTGTTAGCGCAAGGGGTGATCGACGAACCTGTACTGCTGCAGCACGGAGAGACCACGCCCACCCGGCCCTTGCATCCGCTGGTGACGGCGGTCTATTCGCTCGAAATCGGCGAGATGCAGGAGGCGGTGCGCCGTTCTTCGCTGGTGGTCTCCCACGCCGGGCAAGGTTCCGCCCGCATGCTGGCCCGCCTCGGGGCGCGCTTTGTCCTGCTGCCGCGGCTGAAGCGCCACGGCGAGCACATCGACGATCACCAGTTGCTCTTTGCCCAGGCCGTCGCCCGCCTCGGTGTGCCCCACTGCACCAACCGCACCGAACTGGCGCGCTATATCCTGCAGCCGCCCGCTCCTTTCGAAGGCGAATTGTTCAAAGCCCCTTCGCTGGCCGATCACCTGGTGCTGCGCTTCGGCTAG
- a CDS encoding glycosyltransferase: MLTKTQSRLREVGIYRRVYPLASEAFITEQAGSLVRYRPTFILCTQLANAAFPSVALSRRDRWGMRQALFLLTRSPRLFEGRDFGRLDLLHAHFGPDGIYSLPLAQQLAIPLLVTFHGYDITVERNWLAFRSPLFYQLMLHERQLQRQAAGFIAVSRFIRERLIAGGYPAERVIQHYIGVDTAKFAPGRERPTERYILCVGRHTEKKGLDTLLAAFARIAHRYPDVSLVQVGTGALTRQLHAQSAALGLAGRVRFLGAMPHAEILRWMRGAEIFALPSQTARDGDSEALGIVFNEAAACAVPVVSTRHGGIPEAVLEGQTGFLVPERDSAALADRLETLLADRALARTMGRRAREFACEMFDIRKQAKKLELIYDSLK, encoded by the coding sequence ATGCTGACCAAAACCCAGTCCAGGCTCCGCGAAGTGGGTATTTACCGCCGGGTCTACCCGCTCGCCTCCGAAGCGTTCATCACCGAGCAGGCCGGCAGCCTGGTGCGCTACCGGCCGACGTTTATTCTGTGCACGCAGCTGGCCAACGCCGCCTTCCCGAGCGTCGCCCTCAGCCGGCGCGACCGGTGGGGGATGCGCCAGGCGCTGTTTTTGCTCACCCGCTCGCCACGTTTATTCGAAGGCCGCGATTTTGGACGATTGGATCTGCTGCACGCCCACTTCGGACCGGACGGCATCTACAGCCTGCCTCTAGCCCAGCAACTGGCCATTCCGCTGCTGGTTACCTTCCACGGCTACGACATTACCGTGGAGCGCAACTGGCTGGCCTTTCGCAGCCCGCTGTTCTATCAGCTGATGCTGCACGAGCGGCAATTGCAGCGCCAGGCGGCCGGTTTCATCGCCGTCTCCCGCTTTATCCGGGAGAGGTTGATAGCGGGCGGCTACCCGGCGGAGCGGGTCATCCAGCACTACATTGGGGTGGACACCGCCAAATTTGCCCCCGGCCGCGAGCGGCCCACCGAGCGCTATATTCTCTGCGTCGGGCGGCATACCGAGAAAAAGGGCCTCGACACGTTGCTTGCCGCCTTCGCCCGCATCGCCCATCGCTACCCCGACGTTTCGCTGGTGCAGGTGGGTACCGGTGCCCTCACCCGCCAGTTGCACGCGCAAAGCGCCGCCCTCGGGCTTGCGGGAAGGGTGCGTTTTTTGGGGGCCATGCCCCACGCCGAAATCTTGCGCTGGATGCGCGGGGCGGAGATCTTTGCTCTGCCCAGCCAGACCGCCCGCGACGGCGACAGCGAAGCGCTCGGCATCGTCTTCAACGAGGCGGCGGCCTGTGCCGTACCGGTGGTCTCCACCCGCCACGGCGGCATCCCCGAAGCGGTCCTGGAAGGCCAGACCGGATTTTTGGTCCCCGAGCGCGACAGCGCGGCACTTGCCGATCGGCTCGAAACACTGTTGGCCGACCGCGCCCTGGCCCGGACAATGGGGCGCCGTGCCCGCGAGTTCGCCTGTGAGATGTTCGATATTCGCAAACAGGCCAAAAAGCTGGAACTCATCTACGACAGTCTGAAGTAG
- a CDS encoding lipopolysaccharide biosynthesis protein — MNLRQKAVKGVGWSAIRNLGSQGISLGVYFVLARLLGPEAYGLVALAGIFISFIQIFLEQGLPQAIVQRPKLEKSHLDTAFWANLAMGVALTGLCVVFSGPVAVFFREPRIAPVICWLALSLLISSFNAVQQGILTREFAFKSLAIRSLSATIAGGITGIAMAMCGFGIWSLVGQQLITQIVGVLTLWQVSTWRPGFAVSLKHLRELLGFGVSVTAFNLSNFFNRRSDDFLIGYFLGPVALGYYSIAYSILLAMTQLLTTTTTQVALPTFSRLQHAPQRLRAAFYTVTQFTSLISFPAFLGVAVLAPELVAVLFGEQWTASVPVMQVLALVGIQQSVFFFNGTVLMAMGKPSWRLWLNVLNSIVGVVTFAVAVHWGIVAVAVAYVVRVYLLSPVALWAVNRLMPIDLGKYLRQFAPALVSSLGVVCTVWAVRALFGSVLSPLALLTLASVFGAAVYALALRLSAPDLFARALDYARLLVPLGAGSRAPS, encoded by the coding sequence ATGAACTTGCGCCAGAAAGCGGTCAAAGGTGTGGGCTGGTCTGCAATTCGCAATCTGGGCAGCCAGGGCATCTCCCTCGGTGTGTACTTCGTGCTCGCGCGTCTGTTGGGGCCGGAGGCCTACGGTCTGGTCGCCCTGGCCGGTATCTTCATTTCCTTTATTCAGATATTCCTGGAGCAAGGTCTGCCCCAGGCGATTGTCCAGAGGCCGAAGCTCGAAAAATCCCACCTCGACACGGCCTTCTGGGCCAACCTGGCGATGGGAGTGGCGCTGACCGGCCTTTGCGTAGTCTTCAGCGGACCGGTGGCGGTTTTCTTTCGCGAACCGCGGATAGCCCCGGTGATCTGCTGGCTGGCACTCAGCCTGTTGATCAGTTCTTTCAACGCCGTTCAGCAGGGTATCCTGACGCGCGAATTCGCCTTTAAGTCCCTGGCCATCCGCTCCTTGAGCGCTACCATTGCCGGCGGCATCACCGGTATTGCCATGGCGATGTGCGGCTTTGGCATCTGGAGCCTGGTGGGGCAACAACTGATCACCCAGATAGTTGGGGTGTTGACCCTCTGGCAGGTGAGTACCTGGCGACCGGGCTTCGCCGTCTCCCTGAAGCACCTGCGCGAATTGCTGGGCTTCGGGGTCAGCGTGACCGCCTTCAACCTGTCCAATTTCTTCAATCGGCGCTCGGACGATTTTTTGATCGGCTACTTTCTGGGACCGGTGGCGCTGGGGTACTACAGCATTGCCTACAGTATTTTGCTCGCGATGACCCAGCTGTTGACCACGACCACCACCCAGGTGGCACTGCCGACTTTCTCCCGGCTGCAGCACGCCCCGCAACGGCTGCGCGCCGCGTTCTACACGGTGACGCAATTTACCAGCCTGATTTCTTTTCCGGCCTTTCTGGGGGTTGCCGTTCTTGCCCCCGAACTGGTGGCTGTGTTGTTCGGCGAGCAATGGACCGCCAGTGTGCCGGTCATGCAGGTGCTCGCCCTGGTCGGTATCCAGCAGTCGGTATTTTTCTTCAACGGTACGGTGCTCATGGCGATGGGCAAGCCGTCCTGGCGGCTCTGGCTCAATGTGCTCAACTCCATCGTCGGAGTGGTCACCTTTGCCGTTGCTGTCCACTGGGGGATCGTGGCGGTGGCCGTCGCCTACGTCGTGCGGGTCTACTTGCTCTCCCCGGTGGCGCTCTGGGCGGTCAACCGGTTGATGCCCATCGATCTGGGCAAGTACCTGCGCCAATTCGCCCCGGCCCTGGTCAGTTCGCTGGGCGTGGTCTGTACCGTCTGGGCCGTCCGGGCGTTGTTTGGGAGCGTGCTTTCGCCGTTGGCGCTGCTCACCCTGGCCAGTGTCTTCGGGGCGGCGGTCTACGCCCTCGCTCTGCGGCTGAGCGCGCCGGATCTGTTCGCGCGCGCCCTCGATTATGCGCGCCTGTTGGTGCCGCTCGGTGCGGGCAGCCGGGCGCCGTCTTAA
- a CDS encoding sterol desaturase family protein, translating into MNPLSRVLPFLPPEFAEAIHWLGWATDHFFPLKMAALLALPLAIALAILALQVHVARTHSWPKIWADLRQAHQLTPSFRVELGLMALGMMGIVGWATALGDQGRRVTQGAVAQLLHQFYPEQWTLAALGHRSFGGTLLALVFYIALFDLILYASHRIKHSRLLWDLHKIHHSPTSFNLVFAVYNRDRSIIPTYALLDWIPFALLLPLGTPVGEATIYFAIYKVLDKARNIWIHLPFYTSFGWLDYVFVSPAVHQCHHGADTIYHGKNFGSLLSVWDVLFGTFAKPPAEPPALGIGEDGERLHRNLFAFLWLPIHDLGRTWMRTAGSLLPARRPPPKMAAPVPPVPSKEPSLK; encoded by the coding sequence ATGAACCCGCTTTCGCGCGTCCTGCCTTTTCTGCCGCCCGAATTTGCCGAAGCGATCCACTGGTTGGGCTGGGCTACGGATCATTTTTTTCCCCTGAAGATGGCAGCGCTGCTGGCGCTGCCGCTGGCGATCGCACTGGCGATCCTGGCGCTGCAGGTGCACGTCGCCCGCACGCACAGCTGGCCAAAAATTTGGGCCGACCTGCGCCAGGCCCACCAACTGACGCCCTCGTTTCGGGTCGAATTGGGGCTGATGGCTCTGGGGATGATGGGCATCGTGGGCTGGGCTACCGCCCTGGGCGATCAGGGCCGCCGGGTCACCCAGGGAGCCGTCGCCCAGTTGCTGCATCAGTTCTACCCGGAGCAGTGGACCCTGGCCGCTTTGGGTCACCGCTCCTTTGGGGGCACCTTGCTGGCGCTGGTGTTCTACATTGCGCTGTTCGATCTGATTTTGTATGCCTCCCACCGCATCAAGCACAGCCGGCTGCTCTGGGACCTCCACAAGATCCACCACTCGCCGACCTCGTTCAATCTGGTCTTTGCCGTCTACAACCGGGATCGATCGATTATTCCCACCTACGCGCTACTCGATTGGATCCCATTTGCTCTGCTGTTGCCCTTGGGTACGCCGGTGGGGGAGGCGACGATCTATTTCGCCATCTACAAAGTCCTCGACAAAGCGCGCAATATCTGGATTCACCTGCCTTTTTACACCAGCTTCGGCTGGCTCGATTACGTGTTTGTTTCGCCCGCGGTGCACCAGTGCCACCACGGAGCCGACACGATTTACCACGGCAAGAATTTCGGATCGCTGCTGTCGGTGTGGGATGTGCTCTTTGGCACCTTCGCCAAACCGCCGGCCGAGCCCCCGGCCCTCGGCATCGGCGAGGATGGCGAGCGGTTGCACCGCAACCTGTTCGCCTTTTTGTGGCTGCCAATCCACGATCTGGGCCGCACCTGGATGCGCACGGCCGGATCGCTATTGCCCGCACGGCGTCCTCCGCCGAAAATGGCCGCCCCGGTGCCGCCTGTCCCCTCGAAGGAGCCTTCCCTTAAATGA
- a CDS encoding glycosyltransferase family 4 protein codes for MDKPSALPRKLLILPGYCDSLGGTMVTLEAILTGFRAVRAEGQLSVLVRAGSFMEQYLQERGHTCVVTLPSADQPRFWRDALAWAMAQPSDHPLLLEHWVDRRMLPLLASVALRLRLSGRLVLHSCHDLALSFQPLGFWARRLTFALLAPRVICNSLYTAKHVRALMPRIEGILHPPIDTERFSCRPVPVVPPELLPILRPGVRLMLTPSRISSADRMNDKNLRALPRVLASLKAADRHYHGVVVGDDLSPGKVQTQLLIEQAAHEGVGDRFTVLPRTTAIERYFQCADVVVTLAPREPFGRTVAEAVACGVPVVGSNSGGIQEILHHFAPEWTADPGDPAQVARTILTVASDPATPERLARGRRWVEQNCSAVHYARRLLALTNLATGEDRPVPAVTRR; via the coding sequence GTGGATAAACCCTCGGCCCTACCACGCAAATTGTTGATCCTGCCTGGTTATTGCGATTCGCTCGGCGGCACAATGGTGACGCTGGAGGCAATCTTGACGGGATTTCGAGCGGTCCGCGCCGAAGGACAGCTGTCTGTGCTGGTTCGTGCCGGCTCGTTTATGGAGCAGTACCTTCAGGAGCGGGGGCACACCTGCGTGGTGACCCTGCCCTCGGCGGACCAACCGCGCTTCTGGCGCGACGCCCTTGCGTGGGCGATGGCCCAGCCCAGCGATCACCCGCTGCTGTTGGAGCACTGGGTGGATCGGCGCATGCTGCCCTTGCTCGCCTCGGTGGCGTTGCGCCTGCGCTTGAGCGGCAGGCTGGTGCTGCACTCCTGCCACGATCTGGCCCTTTCTTTTCAGCCTTTGGGTTTCTGGGCGCGCCGGCTGACTTTCGCGTTGCTTGCCCCCCGGGTGATCTGCAACTCGCTCTATACCGCCAAGCACGTGCGGGCGCTCATGCCCCGGATCGAAGGAATTTTGCACCCACCCATCGACACCGAGCGCTTCAGCTGCCGGCCTGTCCCGGTTGTACCGCCGGAATTGCTGCCTATCCTCCGCCCCGGGGTGCGGTTGATGCTGACCCCTTCGCGCATCAGCTCCGCAGACCGGATGAACGACAAGAACCTGCGCGCCCTACCGCGGGTGCTGGCCAGCCTCAAAGCCGCCGACCGACACTACCACGGGGTGGTGGTCGGCGACGATTTGTCCCCCGGCAAGGTGCAGACGCAACTGCTCATCGAGCAGGCCGCCCACGAGGGGGTGGGCGATCGCTTTACGGTGTTGCCGCGTACCACCGCCATCGAGCGGTACTTCCAGTGCGCCGATGTCGTGGTCACCCTCGCCCCGCGCGAGCCGTTCGGGCGGACGGTGGCGGAGGCGGTGGCCTGCGGGGTGCCCGTCGTGGGCAGCAACAGCGGCGGTATCCAGGAAATTCTTCACCACTTCGCCCCCGAGTGGACGGCGGATCCCGGCGATCCGGCGCAGGTCGCCCGGACCATTCTCACCGTGGCGAGCGACCCCGCCACCCCCGAGCGGCTGGCCCGCGGTCGGCGATGGGTAGAACAAAACTGCAGCGCCGTCCACTACGCCCGCCGTCTGTTGGCCCTTACGAATCTGGCCACCGGCGAGGACCGTCCCGTCCCGGCGGTCACCCGCCGCTGA
- a CDS encoding FAD-binding protein: MVAVTAFDTSQLSTFRTHHHFERYGEFKSAEEFAEYCRWADAHSAQVYILGNGSNTLFARPSVRSLVLKNSLPRTIRSLGDGRVEVSSTVQINEVLNYCYQHALDSFYYLASVPASIGGALAMNAGRGKTHNCTIYDFVESVTYVHEGVVKTLSNTEVQRGYRRTMFTGIQRSLILSAVLRFDAAHFEHNPLTERRQWAKEHQDNTLPNCGTVFKYASYPIMNRLRGLRIGDASFSSKTSNWILNKSSSSAPILTLIKVAKVLHYLSFKKIDLEVIEVD; encoded by the coding sequence ATGGTCGCCGTTACTGCCTTCGACACCAGCCAACTTTCGACGTTCCGAACCCACCACCACTTCGAGCGCTACGGTGAATTCAAAAGCGCCGAAGAATTCGCCGAGTACTGCCGGTGGGCGGACGCACACAGCGCCCAGGTTTATATTCTGGGCAACGGCTCCAATACCCTGTTTGCCCGCCCCTCGGTGCGCTCGCTGGTGCTCAAAAACAGCCTGCCCAGAACGATTCGATCGCTGGGCGACGGTCGGGTGGAAGTGTCCTCGACCGTGCAGATCAACGAAGTATTGAACTATTGCTATCAGCACGCCCTCGATTCGTTTTACTACCTGGCCTCGGTGCCCGCTTCAATCGGCGGCGCGCTCGCGATGAACGCCGGCCGGGGCAAAACCCACAACTGCACGATCTACGATTTTGTCGAAAGCGTCACTTACGTTCATGAAGGTGTAGTAAAAACCCTCTCGAACACCGAGGTCCAGCGGGGTTACCGCAGGACGATGTTCACTGGTATCCAGCGCAGCTTGATCCTTAGTGCGGTTCTGCGCTTCGACGCGGCGCACTTCGAGCACAATCCGCTCACCGAGAGGCGGCAGTGGGCCAAAGAACACCAGGATAATACCCTGCCCAACTGCGGCACGGTCTTCAAGTACGCGAGCTACCCGATCATGAACCGCCTGCGCGGTCTGCGCATCGGCGATGCCAGTTTTTCCTCGAAGACGAGCAACTGGATATTAAACAAATCCAGCAGCAGCGCTCCGATTCTCACCTTGATCAAAGTCGCCAAAGTCCTGCATTATCTGAGTTTCAAAAAGATCGACCTCGAAGTGATTGAAGTCGATTAG
- the pssD gene encoding PssD/Cps14F family polysaccharide biosynthesis glycosyltransferase, with protein sequence MKILLVCNPGGHFATMQSLRKFWVAHQREWVTYERFDTLQLQEKERVHWVIKQEAREFWRAFANFGRALAILRQSRPELIVSTGAGLAVPFVLAGKLLGIKTVFIESISRAEDLSLSGKLIYNLVDELYVQWPECTVRYPRARYMGVAI encoded by the coding sequence GTGAAGATACTGCTGGTCTGCAATCCGGGCGGGCATTTTGCGACGATGCAGTCGTTGCGCAAGTTCTGGGTGGCCCACCAACGCGAGTGGGTCACCTACGAGCGCTTCGACACCCTGCAGTTGCAGGAAAAAGAACGGGTGCACTGGGTGATCAAGCAGGAGGCTCGCGAATTCTGGCGGGCCTTCGCCAATTTTGGCAGGGCTCTGGCCATTCTGCGTCAGAGTCGGCCGGAACTCATCGTCTCCACCGGCGCCGGTCTGGCGGTGCCCTTCGTGTTGGCGGGCAAGCTGCTTGGGATTAAGACCGTCTTTATCGAGAGCATCTCCCGCGCGGAGGATCTGAGCCTGAGCGGCAAACTGATCTACAACCTCGTCGATGAATTGTACGTACAGTGGCCCGAGTGCACCGTGCGCTACCCGCGCGCCCGTTACATGGGAGTAGCAATATGA
- a CDS encoding O-antigen ligase family protein gives MNQALSTAIRRRPWQEIKLPGLGLSWSMLSAAERLVMLYIALLPAWWVSGLYRYMPALTLAGVLYFTIRREGRWPFGRPSLAVVALLAFAGYQLLFPALGGTLAPGFILQTVLFYVMPALLLWCVQGSGVKVRFPVAAWALSVSVLQMVLIWLVFHFVLGEPSFTPPRTLLATLNDKPTDYDFHDYGEGSGKANYLYFYSAGDRAFAGLTRYMFFFLTPEIFGLVAGYLVLVALDLKNRLWSLALLGSSLFLLLLSGSRAVLLAMPLVLLLRYGVSLGKERGPALLCLLVAALGFTCLAVPPVTNFLVDTTVGTVEAANDFRAGSTRVRMLIYERTLDRIPDELWTGHTEPGEPVFSSFSLGRVGSHSFILGNLLYRSGVLGTALFVIFWSALCWWFFRTRAGRPLSSYGLLLLLVLLSPLMVFGSELVGMLILLAATVCTPSTSSPGGSRRG, from the coding sequence ATGAATCAGGCCCTCTCCACCGCCATCCGCCGCCGGCCCTGGCAGGAGATCAAACTGCCGGGTCTGGGGCTCAGCTGGTCGATGCTCTCCGCCGCCGAGCGGCTGGTGATGCTCTATATCGCCCTGCTGCCGGCCTGGTGGGTGAGCGGTCTGTACCGCTATATGCCCGCGTTGACCCTGGCGGGGGTGCTGTATTTCACCATTCGCCGGGAGGGCCGCTGGCCCTTTGGGCGTCCGAGTCTGGCGGTGGTGGCCCTACTGGCCTTCGCCGGTTATCAGTTGCTCTTTCCCGCCCTGGGCGGCACCCTCGCGCCTGGTTTCATTCTGCAGACGGTACTGTTTTATGTGATGCCGGCGCTGCTGCTCTGGTGCGTCCAGGGCAGCGGCGTCAAGGTCCGCTTCCCGGTGGCTGCCTGGGCACTTTCGGTGAGCGTCCTGCAGATGGTCTTGATCTGGTTGGTCTTTCACTTTGTCCTGGGGGAGCCCAGCTTCACCCCGCCGCGCACGCTGCTTGCCACCCTCAACGACAAACCCACCGACTACGACTTTCACGACTACGGCGAGGGCAGCGGCAAGGCGAACTACCTGTACTTTTACAGCGCCGGGGATCGGGCCTTCGCTGGGTTGACCCGCTACATGTTCTTCTTTTTGACCCCGGAAATCTTTGGGCTGGTGGCGGGGTATCTGGTGCTAGTCGCCCTGGATCTGAAAAATCGCCTCTGGTCGCTGGCGCTTTTGGGCAGCAGCCTGTTCTTGCTGCTGCTCAGCGGCTCGCGGGCGGTGCTGCTGGCGATGCCGCTGGTGCTGCTGTTGCGCTATGGGGTTTCCCTGGGCAAAGAGCGTGGCCCGGCCCTTTTGTGCCTACTGGTGGCAGCGCTGGGCTTTACCTGCCTGGCGGTGCCGCCGGTGACCAATTTTCTGGTCGACACGACCGTCGGCACCGTCGAAGCGGCCAACGACTTTCGGGCCGGTTCGACCCGCGTGCGCATGCTCATCTACGAGCGTACCCTCGATCGCATCCCCGATGAGCTGTGGACCGGCCACACCGAGCCGGGCGAGCCGGTGTTTTCCTCCTTCAGCCTGGGCCGGGTGGGCAGCCATAGTTTTATATTGGGTAATCTGCTCTACCGCTCCGGGGTACTGGGTACAGCGTTATTCGTCATTTTCTGGTCAGCGCTGTGCTGGTGGTTTTTTCGCACCCGCGCAGGACGGCCGCTTTCGAGCTACGGGCTGTTGTTGCTGCTGGTATTGCTCTCGCCGCTGATGGTCTTCGGCTCCGAGCTGGTGGGCATGCTCATTTTGCTTGCAGCTACGGTCTGCACACCTTCCACTTCTTCCCCAGGAGGGAGCCGCCGTGGATAA
- a CDS encoding polysaccharide pyruvyl transferase family protein translates to MKIGIVTFHHTTNYGATLQTYALWKTLSRQGHAVEIIDYQPTAAVKYYLKEFLPGRPVLSNLKKAWKMSAFLRSQMRLGAKTCYTREQLKRHHGQYDAVICGSDQIWCIDAFRGYDPSFFLDFVDGRTTRKISYAASAGYTRTLGERQGAIRDLLGDFWALSVRDANTASLVERECQLNSTHVLDPTFLVDYGEFLAQPAVGNYLLIYKMGPMSRPEEQSILALAKARGLKIVSVGFEHRIADQNLIGAGPVEWINGFAGARYVFTDTFHGTIFSIIFRKPFYTFISKNKAAKIGDLLHNLGLAKRMIDAQSEPVVDFGDLDYTAVNPQLEERIAGSKAFLRQALTSARPLLRPRTHPAEALYRPALG, encoded by the coding sequence ATGAAAATCGGTATTGTCACGTTCCACCACACCACCAACTACGGTGCTACTCTGCAGACTTACGCGCTGTGGAAGACCCTGAGCCGCCAGGGACATGCAGTCGAAATCATCGACTATCAACCGACCGCAGCGGTCAAGTACTACCTCAAAGAGTTTTTGCCCGGCCGGCCGGTGCTCAGCAACCTGAAAAAGGCCTGGAAGATGAGTGCCTTCTTGCGCTCACAGATGCGCCTGGGTGCAAAGACCTGCTACACGCGCGAACAGTTGAAGCGTCACCACGGGCAGTACGATGCGGTGATCTGCGGCAGCGATCAAATCTGGTGCATCGACGCCTTTCGTGGGTACGACCCGTCGTTCTTTCTCGACTTTGTCGATGGGCGCACGACGCGCAAAATCAGCTACGCGGCGAGCGCCGGCTATACCCGGACGCTCGGGGAACGCCAGGGGGCCATACGCGACTTGTTGGGGGATTTCTGGGCGCTGTCGGTGCGCGACGCCAATACTGCCAGCCTCGTCGAGCGCGAATGCCAGCTAAACTCGACCCACGTGCTCGATCCGACTTTTCTGGTCGATTATGGCGAATTCCTCGCGCAGCCGGCGGTGGGCAATTATTTGCTCATCTACAAGATGGGTCCGATGTCGCGGCCCGAGGAGCAATCGATTCTGGCCCTGGCAAAGGCGCGGGGATTGAAAATTGTCTCGGTGGGCTTCGAGCACCGCATCGCCGACCAGAACCTGATCGGGGCCGGCCCGGTGGAGTGGATCAACGGTTTTGCCGGTGCCCGGTACGTCTTCACCGACACCTTCCACGGCACGATCTTCTCAATTATCTTCCGCAAACCTTTCTACACTTTTATTTCCAAGAACAAGGCGGCCAAGATCGGCGACTTGCTGCACAACCTCGGCCTCGCCAAGCGGATGATCGACGCCCAATCCGAACCAGTGGTCGACTTTGGAGATCTCGATTACACCGCTGTCAACCCGCAGCTCGAAGAGCGCATCGCCGGGTCGAAAGCTTTTTTGCGGCAGGCTCTGACCAGCGCCAGACCCCTTTTGCGCCCGCGCACCCACCCGGCCGAAGCGCTCTACCGGCCGGCACTGGGCTGA